DNA from Leucobacter aridicollis:
CTGGCGCCCCGTGCGCCTACGAAGGGAAAACACATGCGATTCACCGTCAACCGTGACGTGTTCAGCGACGCAGTGTCGTTCGCGGTGAAGTTGCTTCCTCAGCGGCCGACTCAGCCGCTGCTGAGTGGAGTGCTGCTTCACGCAGAGGACGCCGAGCTCACCATTTCGTCGTTCGACTACGAGGTGTCCGCTCGCACGGGTGTTGTTGCCGACGTTTCTGAGGCCGGGCGAGCTCTTGTCTCTGGACGCCTCCTTGGCGAGATCGCACAGCGGCTTCCGCACGCGGACGTCCAGGTGTCGCTGCTCGAAAGCCGTGTTGAGGTTCGCTGTGGCAGTGCGTCATTCAGTCTCCCGGCGATGCCGGTCGAGGAGTACCCACAGGTTCCGGTCGTCGACTCCGTTTCTGGCGCGGTACCTGCGCAGGACTTCGCGGACGCTGTCGCCCAGGTTTCCCTCGCTGCCTCAAAGGACGATGTCACGCCAGTGATCACCGGCGTCCAGTTCGAAGTATCCGAGAACTCGCTGACGCTGACGGCAACTGACCGCTATCGCGTTGCGACCCGTGGCCTCGATTGGGAGGACCGCGGAGCGGGGGAGAACCTCAGCGCCCTCGTGCCGTCGAAGATCGTTACCGAGGTCGGAAAGACCTTCTCGAATGACGGTGAAGTACGCATTACCATTGTGAAGGACGGCGAGCGCGAGCTCATCGCGTTCACTGGCGGTAGCAAGACCGTCACATCGCTGCTCATCAAGGGCAACTATCCTCCCGTTGGGCGACTCTTTCCCGAGAACGTCGATAACTACGCAGTGGTGAACACCGCCGAGCTCATCGAGGCAGTGGGTCGTGTTGGCCTCGTTCTTGAGCGTGAGGCCGCGCTGCGGTTCTCGTTCGCCGAGGGAGCAGTCATGCTGGAGGCAGCCGGCACTGAGTCGGCTCAGGCCGTCGAAAGCGTTGACGTCCACCTGCAGGGAGACGAGATGATCGTCTCGCTCAAGCCGCAGTTCTTGCTTGACGGCCTTCGCTCGACCCATTCCGAGTTTGCGCGAATCGCGTTTACGCGAACCGATAACCCGGGTAAGCCCGGCCCGGTGCTCATCACGAGCCAGCGCAGCAAAGAAGAGGCCGACGACGCCAGCTTCCGTTACCTGTTGCAGCCAAACCTACTGCTCCGCTAGGCCATGAGGGTCGCTCATCTTTCTCTCGGCGACTTTCGGAATTACGCAGCCGCCGAGCTTGCACTGCATGCGGGCCCGAACCTCATCGTTGGCAAAAACGGCCAAGGCAAGACCAACCTCGTCGAAGCGATCTCCTACTTCGCGACGCTGAGATCGCACCGAGTTTCCAGCGATTCGGCGATGATCCGCGCCGAGCAGCCCGCGGCCATCCTGCGGATGCGAGTTGCTGCTGGCGATCGTGACGTGTTGCTTGAAACACAGCTCAATCGGGTCGGCGCGAACCGCGCGCAGGTGAACGGAAACGTCGTACGCTCTCGAGAGCTGACGCGCTGGTTCACCTCAATCATGTTCGCCCCCGAGGACTTGAGTATCGTTCGCGGGGAGCCAGCGGGTCGTCGGAGATTCATGGACGACGCCCTGACCGCAAGACTCCCGGTCGCGGCGGGTGTGCTTTCAGACTACGAACGCGTCGTCCGTCAGCGCACGTCGCTCTTGAAGTCGGCCCGGTCGGCCTCGCGGGGGAGTGCGGCCCTGCAGGCAACGCTCGGCATCTGGGACGAGCAGCTGATTGAGCACGGAGTGAAGATCATGCTTGCCCGGCGGGAGCTCATTGCGGATCTGCGCAACCCGCTCGTTGAGGCATATTCAAACCTTGTCGATGCAGATCACTCGCCGGGGCTCTCGCTGCACGAGTCAGTCTACGAAGAGCTCGACGATGTTTCACGTGGAACGCCGGCGCCCGGCGCGGACGTGGAAGTTTCACGTGAAACGCTCGCTACGGACTTTCGCAGGGTGCTCGAATCGGTGCGCGCGAGAGAGATCGAGCGTGGCGTGACGCTCGTGGGGCCCCATCGCGATGACCTGTTGCTCACCCTGAACGCGCTGCCGGTCCGCGGGTACGCGAGTCACGGCGAGTCCTGGTCGTTCGCGCTTTCCCTGAAGATTGCGCTCGCGAGCGTTATTCGGGCCGAATCGCCCGCGGGGGACCCTGTCATCATCCTTGATGACGTCTTTGCGGAGCTCGACCGCGGGCGCCGGGAGCGACTGATGGCGGTCGTGAGTGAGTTCGAGCAGGTGATTGTGACCGCCGCGGTGGAGGGCGACGTTCCTGACGGGCTTCCCTGGCATCGAATCGAAGTCTCCGCGGGAACGCTCAGAGATCGAGCCGACGATGAGTAGCCCGGCCGACTCATTCTCCACGGCGGCGTACCTCAGGGCCAAAAGTGTATGGCGGGGGAAGATCCAGCGGCGGCGCCCACGGCGGGCGGGGGACGACCCACTGTCTCGCCCCTTTGGGGGTGGCAGGGATCCGCGATCACTGGGTATTGTGCTGGAATCTGTCGTCGTGGACATGGGGTGGTCGAGTGAACTCGAGCAGGCACGAATCATTGAGGAGTGGCCCGCGTTCGTTGGCACGGCCACCGCGGAGCACACAACCGTCACCGGCATTCGGGATGGCGTACTTGAGATCCAGTGCGATTCGACGACCTGGGCCACAGAATTGCGTCGGCTCCGCGCCGAGATGCTCACCAGACTCCTCACCGAGTACCCGGACTCAGAGATTCGGGACCTTCGCTTCCGAGCTCCAGGCGCTCCGTCCTGGCGTCACGGGCCTCGCGTCGTGCCCGGACGCGGGCCGAGGGACACCTACGGATAGCAGTCTCGGCGCCCTGGCAGCAGATGTGGTGTTTCTTCGGGGACGATCCTTCCAAAAAAACGGCCACCAGACGCCCGAGAAAGCCGTTTTGCGGGCCGATTCTTGATAGAGTTGGGGTGAAGTGTGCCTCAGGCCAAAAATGGCCCGTGGTTATCCGGGAGAGTGTGCATTAGAAAATGACTTTAGAACAGACTGCGGCTGAAGAATACGGCGCTGGAGAGATCCAGGTCCTTGAGGGACTCGAAGCCGTCCGCAAGCGGCCCGGTATGTATATCGGCTCAACCGGCCCACGTGGCCTGCATCACCTCGTGTACGAGATCGTCGACAACTCGGTGGATGAGGCGCTCGCCGGGCACTGCGACACGATCAACGTGACGATCCTGAAGGACGGGGGAGTGCGCGTTATCGATAACGGACGCGGGATCCCCGTTGATATGCACCCCACCGAGGGTCGCTCAACGGTCGAGGTCGTGCTCACCGTTCTGCACGCCGGCGGCAAGTTTGGCGGCGGCGGCTATGCTGTCTCCGGCGGGTTGCACGGCGTCGGGTCGTCGGTGGTCAACGCGCTCTCCACGCGCTTCGATGTCTCGGTCATGCGACAAGGTTTCACGTGGAACATGTCCTTCACGAACTCCGTCCCGGACGCGCCTCTCGCGCAGGGGGAGCCCACTGACGAGACGGGTACTGCTATCTCGTTCTGGCCGAGCGCTGAGATTTTCGAAACCACCGAGTTTGACTACCAGACCCTTCGGACCCGGTTCCAGCAAATGGCCTTCCTTAACAAGGGCCTGAAGATCACCCTCACTGACGAGCGGCCACAAGAACCTGTTGAGAACGAGAGCGGTGAGCTTGTCGAGCCCGACGCACCCTCGGACGAGTTCATGTACGAGCGAGGCATCGAAGACTACGTTCAGCACCTCAACACCGCTAAGCGCGCCGAGCTCGTGAATGAAGAGATCATCTCCTTCGAGCTCGAGGATCCGGAGCGCAAGATCTCGGCCGAGGTTGCGATGCAGTGGACGACGTCGTACTCGGAGAGCGTTCACACCTACGCGAACACGATCAACACCCATGAGGGTGGCACCCATGAGGAGGGGTTCCGTGCGGCGTTGACAACGCTCGTGAACCGCTACGCACGTGAGAAGAACATCCTTCGAGAGAAGGACGATAACCTCTCGGGCGAAGACGTTCGCGAGGGGCTCACCGCAGTTGTGTCAGTGAAGCTCGGCGAGCCGCAGTTCGAGGGGCAGACGAAGACCAAGCTCGGCAATACCGAGGCCAAGGCATTCGTGCAAAAGGTCGTCGGCGATCAGCTCGGTGATTGGTTTGAACGCAACCCGGGCCCCGCGAAAGACATCATCCGCAAGTCGATCCAGGCCGCCTCCGCGCGCCTCGCGGCCCGCAAGGCGCGTGAGACCGCGCGCCGCAAGGGCCTGCTCGAGTCGGGCGGTATGCCGGGCAAGCTCTCAGACTGCACGAGCAAGGACCCGACGGTCTCCGAGATCTTCATCGTGGAGGGCGACTCCGCAGGCGGCTCGGCCAAGACCGGTCGAAATCCCGAGACTCAGGCAATTCTCCCGCTCAGAGGGAAGATTCTGAACGTGGAGAAGGCCCGTCTCGACCGCGCGCTCGGCAACGCAGAGGTCCAGGCCATGATCACGGCCTTCGGCGCCGGCATTGGCGAGGAGTTCGATCCTGAGAAGGTTCGGTACCACAAGATCGTCCTGATGGCGGACGCCGATGTCGACGGTCAGCACATTACGACGCTGCTCTTGACCCTCCTGTTCCGGTACATGCGCCCGCTCATCGATCTGGGCTACGTTTTCCTCGCTCAGCCTCCGCTGTATCGCATCAAATGGACGAACGCCGAACACGAGTACGTGTACAGCGACGCAGAACGCGACGAGCGACTTGAGGCTGGCGCGGCCGCCGGCCGCCGCCTCCAGAAGGAGAGCGGCGTTCAGCGCTACAAGGGTCTCGGCGAGATGAACCACGAAGAGCTGTGGGACACCACGATGAACCCGGAGACCCGCACGCTGCTGCAGGTCACCATGGACGATGCGGCAATTGCTGATGAGGTCTTCTCCACGCTGATGGGTGAAGACGTAGAGGCACGCCGCAGCTTTATTCAGCAGAACGCGAAGGATGTGCGCTTCCTTGACATCTGAAAACACCACCCCAGAAGACGTGACCGACGAGGCTCGGGACGAGCCGGCGATCGAGCCAAACCACGGTCGCATCGACCAGGTCGAGCTCAACGTCGAGATGCAGCGCTCATACCTCGACTACGCCATGAGCGTCATTGTCGGGCGTGCGCTGCCTGACGTCCGTGACGGCCTGAAGCCGGTCCACCGCCGCGTGATTTACACGATGTACGACGGGGGATACCGGCCGGACAAGGCCTTCTCGAAGTGCACCCGTGTCATCGGTGACGTCATGGGCCAGTTCCACCCCCACGGCGACACAGCAGTGTACGACTCACTCGTTCGCCTCGTGCAGCCGTGGTCGCTCCGTTACCCGCTTGCGCTCGGCCAGGGCAACTTCGGCTCGCCTGGCAACGACGGCGCTGCCGCACACCGTTACACCGAGACCAAAATGTCCCCGCTCGCCATGGAGATGGTGCGGGATATCGACGAGGACACTGTCGATTTCCAGGACAACTACGACGGCCGCACGCAAGAGCCAACGGTGCTCACCGCACGCTTCCCGAACCTGCTCGTCAACGGCTCGGTCGGCATCGCCGTGGGCATGGCGACGAACATCCCGCCCCACAACCTCCGCGAGGTTGCGGCAGGGGCAAAGTGGCATCTGGAGAACCCGGATGCGACGCGCGAGGAGCTGTTCGACGCCCTCATGGAGCGCATCAGCGGCCCCGACTTCCCGACTGGTGCGCAGATCCTCGGCACGAGCGGTATCCGCGACGCATACCGCACCGGCCGTGGGTCGATCAAGATGCGCGCAGTCGTGAACATCGAAGAGATTCAGGGTCGGACCTGCCTCGTCGTCACCGAGCTGCCCTACCAGGTCAATCCTGACAACCTTGCCGTGAAGATTGCCGACCTGGTGAAGGAAGGCAAGGTCCAGGGCATCGCGGACATCCGTGATGAAACGAGTGGTCGCACGGGCCAGCGTCTTGTCATCGTGATGAAGCGTGACGCGATTCCGAAGGTTGTCCTCAACAACCTGTACAAGCACACGCAGCTGCAAGAGAACTTTGGCGCAAACATGCTCGCCATCGTCGATGGCGTACCGCGGACGCTCGCGATCGACGGCTTCATCACGTATTGGGTGAAGCACCAGATCGAGGTCATCGTTCGCCGCACCCAGTTCCGCCTGCAGAAAGCAGAGGCCGAGGCCCACATTCAGCGCGGCTACCTGAAGGCGCTCGACGCGCTCGACGAGGTTATCGCGCTGATCAGGCGTTCTTCGACTGTCGATGACGCACGTGAGGGCCTGATGAGCCTCCTCGGTGTCGACCAGATCCAGGCGGACGCGATCCTCGCGATGCAGCTCCGTCGCCTGGCAGCGCTCGAACGACAGAAGATTCTCGACCTCGCCGCGAAGCTCGAGGCGCAGATCAAGGAGTACGAGGGTATCCTCGCGTCGCCGGAGCAGCAGCGCGGAATTATCGTGGAGGAGCTCGACGAGCTCGTCACCCGGTACGGCGACGATCGCCGAACGACAATTCTGCATGGCTACGACGGCGACATGTCGATGGAAGACCTCATCCCCGAAGAGGAAATGGTCATCACCGTTACTCGCGGCGGGTACGTGAAGCGGACGCGCATCGACAACTACCGGTCGCAGCACCGAGGCGGAAAGGGCGTCCGCGGCGCGCAACTGCGCGCGGATGACATCGTTGAACACTTCTTTGTCACGACGACGCATCACTGGCTGTTGTTCTTCACGAACACGGGCCGCGTGTACCGTGCGAAGGCGTACGAAGTAGCCGAGGGCGGCCGCGATGCGAAGGGCCAGCATCTCGCGAACCTGCTGGCGCTCGCGCCTGACGAGCAGGTCACGCAGATCCTCGATCTGCGGCAGTACGACGATGCGAGTTACCTCCTGCTCGCGACTCGCGACGGGCTCGTCAAGAAGACGCCGCTCACTGAGTACGACACCAACCGAACCGGTGGCATCATTGCGATCAAGCTCCGCGAGGGCGACGAACTCGTCCAGGCACTTATCGCAGGCGCAGAGGACGACATCTTGCTGATTTCGCGGCAGGGAATGTCGGTGCGATTTACGGCCACTGATCAGGCACTTCGCCCGATGGGAAGGTCGACGAGCGGCGTCCGGGGCATGAACTTCCGCGACGGCGACTCCCTCCTCGCAGCCTCCCGCCTCAGCGATGACGAAGGCTACGTCTTTGTCGTCACCGAGGGTGGCTATGCGAAGCGCACGGCGGTCAACGAGTACCGCGTCCAGCAGCGCGGTGGCTACGGCATCAAGGTCGCGAAGCTCGACGAGACCCGCGGTGATCTCGCCGGCGGCTTTATCGTCGACGAGGGCGACGAAGTGCTTGTCGTGCTCGCGAGCGGTAAGGTGGTTCGATCCGGCGTCGCTGAGGTGCCGGCGAAGGGACGAAACACCATGGGAGTGGTGTTCGCTCGCTTCCCAGAAGGGGATCGTATTATTGGGATCGCCCGAAACGCCGAACGCGGTATCGACGATGGGGACTCGGAGGAGTCCGACGCGGAGAACTCCGTAGACAAGGAAGACGTGAATGAGTAACACAGTCGCAGACCGGCTTGCGAAGAAGACTCGCAAGAAAGCACCGGCGAAGCAGGTCCGCCTGAAGCTTGTGTACGTCGACTTCTGGTCGGCCGTGAAGTTCTCCTTCCTCGTGTCCATCTGTCTCGCCATCGTCGGGATCGTGACGGCGATCCTCGTGTATGTCGTGCTCCAGACAACTGGAGTGTTCGGTCGCATCGACGCGCTCTTTATGGACATCGTCGGCGAAGAGAACAGCCTGATGAATTTCATCGGCTTCCCGCAGGTGGCCTTCTTCTCGGTTGTCGTCGGTGTGCTGAACACCATCGTCGGCACGGCTCTCGGTGCCATCGGATCGCTCGTGTACAACCTGCTCGTGCGCGTTCTCGGTGGATTCCAGCTCGGTTTTTCGAGCAATTAGGCCCAAAGAGGCAACTCGATTTCGCATTCTCGTCCGGAACCGGTAATGTTGTCTCTTGGTCAAGGGGCTATAGCTCAGGTGGTTAGAGCGCTTCACTGATAATGAAGAGGTCCCAGGTTCAAGTCCTGGTAGCCCCACTGAATTTCACAAAATCCGCGAAAACCGGTAGTGTTATTCACAACGGGTCCTTAACTCAGTTGGTAGAGTGCCTGCTTTGCAAGCAGGATGTCGGGAGTTCGATTCTCCCAGGATCCACAACATAAACAAGAAATGCCTTGCCTCACGGCGGGGCATTTTTTGTTGCACCCAGCCCCCGAAACAGTGCCGCGAGTTCCGGCATTTGCGACACGCCAGAGATGCACATTCCGGAGGCTTGGCCCACCGATTTCTTTTCAAACCCAAAGCGCACGCGACGAGCATCCGATGCGAACCCAAGGAGTCCGACACGCCCGGGCACGCGATTTCCTGGCTGATTCAGGCCTAGCAGCTGAGCGTTTATGAAGCTGGCAGAAGCCGCTATTGCAATCGCGGGTCGTAGCTTGGGTCCGGCAGCAACGCCGGGCAGCCGGATGTTGGAGCGCTCGCAACGAGCTCGAAGTGCCAGGGCTCGTTGTCGTAGAGCCTGCAGAGGCCATACCCGGCGCCGACCTCGGCCAGCCACCCCGTCGCCTCCCACGGCCCTAAGTCGACCGCTTCGCCGCGCACGTGTACCGAGGTTTCGGGCGTTGCGACCCAGCGTGCGGCCTCGGCCTCGGTACCGTACTCGACGATCGCTTCCGCGAGCAGTTCCTGCTGGTCGTGCTGCGACCGCCAGCCACTGGTGATGGTGAACTCAATGCCCGAGTCGGCGGCGGCAGCTCGCAGCGCCGCGAGGAGGTCAGGATCAAGTCCGTCGATCCCCTGGAGCCCGGTGGCGAACACACTGGTGCCCGCAGGCAGGTCGCCGGAGGCCGGCGCAGCGTCGTGCGGGGGAGCTGGAACCCCCACCGGCTCGCTATCCGCCTGCTGCGACGGTGGCGCCGTTCCTTCGTTCGGGGCGCCATCCGCCCGGGCCGGCGTCTCCGCGAACGCGCCCGTACCCGGAGCGCCAATTCCCTGCACAAGAATGAATCCAGCGGTCGCTGCGGCGACGACGGCACCGGCAATAAGGGCTGGCACCCGCAGTCGGCGCATTCGAAGCTCGGCAACTGTGTATCGCATGGGAACTAGTCCACTCGAACACTGGTTGCTGGAACGTATGGCTTTTTTCATACGCTGCGCATATGCGAAGGTTCGTACGATAGAGACATGCGTGTCCTGATCGTCGAAGACGAGCCCTTTCTCGCGGAGGCAATCCGCGACGGCCTGCGCCTCGAAGCGATCGCCGGTGACATCGCAAACGACGGCGACACCGCGCTTGAGCTGTTGAGCGTGAACGAGTACGACATCGCAGTACTCGACCGTGATATTCCGGGCCCGAGTGGCGACGAGATCGCCGCGACGATCGTGCGTTCGGGCAGCGGCATGCCGATTCTCATGCTGACCGCGGCAGATCGGCTCGATGATAAGGCCTCCGGCTTCGAGCTCGGAGCCGACGACTATCTCACGAAGCCGTTTGAACTCCAGGAGCTCGTGCTCCGGCTCAGAGCGCTCGACCGCAGGCGCGCCCACCACAGACCGCCGGTCCGAGAGATTGCGGGGCTTCGCGTTGACCCGTTCCGGCGCGAGGTGTACCGTGACGGGCGCTACGTCGCTCTCACCAGGAAACAGTTCGCCGTGCTTGAGGTGCTTGTCGCGGCGGAGGGCGGCGTGGTGAGTGCAGAGGAACTGCTCGAGCGCGCGTGGGACGAGAACGCGGACCCGTTCACGAATGCGGTGCGCATCACCGTGTCAGCCCTGCGCAAGCGCATCGGCGAGCCCGCGATCATCGCAACAGTGCCCGGCGTCGGCTACCGGATCGACGCGACTGCAGGGCAAGATGTCGCCGCGTCGAGCTGAGGTTCGCGGCGCGAGCGCCAGGCTTCGCCTCACGCTGAGCTACGCCGGCTTCCTGCTCGTCACCGGCGCCCTGCTCCTCGCCGTCGTCTGGGCGTTCCTGCTGCGCTATGTGCCGCCGGACGCGATTTGGGTCGATACGCAGTTCTTCCCGGGCCGCGACGACCTTGTTCGCGCGTTCGTGCCTCGCGCGCTCGGGGCGCTCGGGGCGCTGTTGCTCGTGGGTCTTGTCGGCGGGTGGATCCTCGCTGGCCGGATGCTGGCCCCGCTCGAACGCATGACGAAGGTCACGAGGCAGGTCAGCGCTGGGGCGCTCGGTGCGCGCATCGAGCTTGCAGGCCCACCCGACGAGTTTCGCGAACTCGCCGAAGCCTTCGACACGATGCTCGACAGGCTCGAGGCACACGTCGCCGAGCAGGAGCGGTTCGCAGCGAATGCGTCGCACGAGCTTCGCACGCCGCTCGCCATCACACAGGCAATGCTCGACGTCGCCCGCAAGGAGCCCCCGGCGGACTCCGCGCCGCTCGTCGACAGGCTCTGGACGGTGAACGCTCGCGCGATCGAATTGACTGAGGCGCTGCTGCTGCTCGGTCGGAGCGGGAGGCGCGGATTCGCCCGCGAGGCCGTCGATCTCTCGTTGCTCGTCGAGGAGGCCGTCGAGACGCTGCTCCCGCGCGCCGAATCCCGGGGCGTCACGATCGAGGTTGCCGGTGACCCGGTGCTCGCGGCTGGATCTTCTGCACTGCTCTCCCAGGTCGCGAGTAATCTCGTACTCAACGCGATCCTCCATAACCTGCCGGCTGGCGGGCGCTCGACAATCACGACGTGGGAGGCTGGCGGACGCGCCCTGCTGTCCGTTGAGAACACAGGGGCA
Protein-coding regions in this window:
- the dnaN gene encoding DNA polymerase III subunit beta; the encoded protein is MRFTVNRDVFSDAVSFAVKLLPQRPTQPLLSGVLLHAEDAELTISSFDYEVSARTGVVADVSEAGRALVSGRLLGEIAQRLPHADVQVSLLESRVEVRCGSASFSLPAMPVEEYPQVPVVDSVSGAVPAQDFADAVAQVSLAASKDDVTPVITGVQFEVSENSLTLTATDRYRVATRGLDWEDRGAGENLSALVPSKIVTEVGKTFSNDGEVRITIVKDGERELIAFTGGSKTVTSLLIKGNYPPVGRLFPENVDNYAVVNTAELIEAVGRVGLVLEREAALRFSFAEGAVMLEAAGTESAQAVESVDVHLQGDEMIVSLKPQFLLDGLRSTHSEFARIAFTRTDNPGKPGPVLITSQRSKEEADDASFRYLLQPNLLLR
- the recF gene encoding DNA replication/repair protein RecF (All proteins in this family for which functions are known are DNA-binding proteins that assist the filamentation of RecA onto DNA for the initiation of recombination or recombinational repair.); its protein translation is MRVAHLSLGDFRNYAAAELALHAGPNLIVGKNGQGKTNLVEAISYFATLRSHRVSSDSAMIRAEQPAAILRMRVAAGDRDVLLETQLNRVGANRAQVNGNVVRSRELTRWFTSIMFAPEDLSIVRGEPAGRRRFMDDALTARLPVAAGVLSDYERVVRQRTSLLKSARSASRGSAALQATLGIWDEQLIEHGVKIMLARRELIADLRNPLVEAYSNLVDADHSPGLSLHESVYEELDDVSRGTPAPGADVEVSRETLATDFRRVLESVRAREIERGVTLVGPHRDDLLLTLNALPVRGYASHGESWSFALSLKIALASVIRAESPAGDPVIILDDVFAELDRGRRERLMAVVSEFEQVIVTAAVEGDVPDGLPWHRIEVSAGTLRDRADDE
- a CDS encoding DUF721 domain-containing protein; the protein is MLESVVVDMGWSSELEQARIIEEWPAFVGTATAEHTTVTGIRDGVLEIQCDSTTWATELRRLRAEMLTRLLTEYPDSEIRDLRFRAPGAPSWRHGPRVVPGRGPRDTYG
- the gyrB gene encoding DNA topoisomerase (ATP-hydrolyzing) subunit B; this translates as MTLEQTAAEEYGAGEIQVLEGLEAVRKRPGMYIGSTGPRGLHHLVYEIVDNSVDEALAGHCDTINVTILKDGGVRVIDNGRGIPVDMHPTEGRSTVEVVLTVLHAGGKFGGGGYAVSGGLHGVGSSVVNALSTRFDVSVMRQGFTWNMSFTNSVPDAPLAQGEPTDETGTAISFWPSAEIFETTEFDYQTLRTRFQQMAFLNKGLKITLTDERPQEPVENESGELVEPDAPSDEFMYERGIEDYVQHLNTAKRAELVNEEIISFELEDPERKISAEVAMQWTTSYSESVHTYANTINTHEGGTHEEGFRAALTTLVNRYAREKNILREKDDNLSGEDVREGLTAVVSVKLGEPQFEGQTKTKLGNTEAKAFVQKVVGDQLGDWFERNPGPAKDIIRKSIQAASARLAARKARETARRKGLLESGGMPGKLSDCTSKDPTVSEIFIVEGDSAGGSAKTGRNPETQAILPLRGKILNVEKARLDRALGNAEVQAMITAFGAGIGEEFDPEKVRYHKIVLMADADVDGQHITTLLLTLLFRYMRPLIDLGYVFLAQPPLYRIKWTNAEHEYVYSDAERDERLEAGAAAGRRLQKESGVQRYKGLGEMNHEELWDTTMNPETRTLLQVTMDDAAIADEVFSTLMGEDVEARRSFIQQNAKDVRFLDI
- the gyrA gene encoding DNA gyrase subunit A; the encoded protein is MCASLTSENTTPEDVTDEARDEPAIEPNHGRIDQVELNVEMQRSYLDYAMSVIVGRALPDVRDGLKPVHRRVIYTMYDGGYRPDKAFSKCTRVIGDVMGQFHPHGDTAVYDSLVRLVQPWSLRYPLALGQGNFGSPGNDGAAAHRYTETKMSPLAMEMVRDIDEDTVDFQDNYDGRTQEPTVLTARFPNLLVNGSVGIAVGMATNIPPHNLREVAAGAKWHLENPDATREELFDALMERISGPDFPTGAQILGTSGIRDAYRTGRGSIKMRAVVNIEEIQGRTCLVVTELPYQVNPDNLAVKIADLVKEGKVQGIADIRDETSGRTGQRLVIVMKRDAIPKVVLNNLYKHTQLQENFGANMLAIVDGVPRTLAIDGFITYWVKHQIEVIVRRTQFRLQKAEAEAHIQRGYLKALDALDEVIALIRRSSTVDDAREGLMSLLGVDQIQADAILAMQLRRLAALERQKILDLAAKLEAQIKEYEGILASPEQQRGIIVEELDELVTRYGDDRRTTILHGYDGDMSMEDLIPEEEMVITVTRGGYVKRTRIDNYRSQHRGGKGVRGAQLRADDIVEHFFVTTTHHWLLFFTNTGRVYRAKAYEVAEGGRDAKGQHLANLLALAPDEQVTQILDLRQYDDASYLLLATRDGLVKKTPLTEYDTNRTGGIIAIKLREGDELVQALIAGAEDDILLISRQGMSVRFTATDQALRPMGRSTSGVRGMNFRDGDSLLAASRLSDDEGYVFVVTEGGYAKRTAVNEYRVQQRGGYGIKVAKLDETRGDLAGGFIVDEGDEVLVVLASGKVVRSGVAEVPAKGRNTMGVVFARFPEGDRIIGIARNAERGIDDGDSEESDAENSVDKEDVNE
- a CDS encoding DUF3566 domain-containing protein is translated as MSNTVADRLAKKTRKKAPAKQVRLKLVYVDFWSAVKFSFLVSICLAIVGIVTAILVYVVLQTTGVFGRIDALFMDIVGEENSLMNFIGFPQVAFFSVVVGVLNTIVGTALGAIGSLVYNLLVRVLGGFQLGFSSN
- a CDS encoding D-alanyl-D-alanine carboxypeptidase family protein; this encodes MRYTVAELRMRRLRVPALIAGAVVAAATAGFILVQGIGAPGTGAFAETPARADGAPNEGTAPPSQQADSEPVGVPAPPHDAAPASGDLPAGTSVFATGLQGIDGLDPDLLAALRAAAADSGIEFTITSGWRSQHDQQELLAEAIVEYGTEAEAARWVATPETSVHVRGEAVDLGPWEATGWLAEVGAGYGLCRLYDNEPWHFELVASAPTSGCPALLPDPSYDPRLQ
- a CDS encoding response regulator transcription factor gives rise to the protein MRVLIVEDEPFLAEAIRDGLRLEAIAGDIANDGDTALELLSVNEYDIAVLDRDIPGPSGDEIAATIVRSGSGMPILMLTAADRLDDKASGFELGADDYLTKPFELQELVLRLRALDRRRAHHRPPVREIAGLRVDPFRREVYRDGRYVALTRKQFAVLEVLVAAEGGVVSAEELLERAWDENADPFTNAVRITVSALRKRIGEPAIIATVPGVGYRIDATAGQDVAASS
- a CDS encoding sensor histidine kinase, which encodes MSPRRAEVRGASARLRLTLSYAGFLLVTGALLLAVVWAFLLRYVPPDAIWVDTQFFPGRDDLVRAFVPRALGALGALLLVGLVGGWILAGRMLAPLERMTKVTRQVSAGALGARIELAGPPDEFRELAEAFDTMLDRLEAHVAEQERFAANASHELRTPLAITQAMLDVARKEPPADSAPLVDRLWTVNARAIELTEALLLLGRSGRRGFAREAVDLSLLVEEAVETLLPRAESRGVTIEVAGDPVLAAGSSALLSQVASNLVLNAILHNLPAGGRSTITTWEAGGRALLSVENTGARLSEELVATLTEPFRRGSERTRADDSGVGLGLAIVQSIAQAHDGSLTLRPRPGGGMIAIVALPPATPPARRLRGEGHHGER